The sequence below is a genomic window from Bacteroidales bacterium MB20-C3-3.
AAAAAATATGGATTTATCATGATGTAAGAAGAGACAAACTCCTCATCAGCAGATATTTTTTCCGATGTTTTTTGAGATAATAATTTTGACATTTTTCTAAAATCTCTGACTTTAGGCTCAAATTCATTTATCTGAACTGAATCAGCAGGAATATCTTTAAAATCATCTTTTATATTATTGGCAGAGAGGTTAAAAAGCTCGTTTAAGTCATATTTAACCATCTTGCCCAATTGCCAGGGAGCTGTGCTAACCCAAACTACCCTTTGAACCGGTTTAAAAATTACTGAATGGTGAGATATATACTGGTTTATTGACATCTCGTTTCCCAATCCCAGCTCTTCATCTGATATACCATTTTTATTACGCAAAATCCGGGCAGATCTCTCTGGAGAGAGTGGTTTCATATCAGCAATAAGCTGTTTAAGTCTGTTATATCTATACTGAGAGTGACTCCCCTCAATTGCCTGTACAGCCTCTTTGTTCTGTTTGTCATTAAAAAAGCCTGCTGTCTGGAAGTGGTTAGTAGATATAATCAATTCCCCCTGAGTTGTGAATAATCGTGTATTGTCCGGGCTCTTTTCAATAATAGCAGCACGATTTTCAAGACCAGAACCAATTAAAAGAGACTCTGATACAAATGCATCTCTTTTTGATGCTATAATATATGCCTCTTCAATATTTGAAGCATATTGCAATATCTCTCTTGCAATTATTGAGATTGGAGTATTAGATCTTACCGGAGGTGAAGATTTTGCTGCATTCATTGTAATTGTCAGCCCCTTTTCATTCATCCCTGAGAGTACACCGGACATTCCTGCCCAGCCAACAGATAAAAACTTATAGCCTTTATCCGGCTCCATAATAGTTACTACCTTGTTTTTCGCAAAATCGTCACCAACCCAGAAATCAAAATTTCTGCCAATTATAAGTGTTGAATCGTCACTTTCAGAACCCCACGCAGCAAAGGAAGAGCAACCTACAAGCATATACTCCTGCATTGCATGGCCTAAATCATGTGCAGCGTGATAATTTAATTGTCTGTCATACGGAGATCCTATATAATCGAACTCACTGCTACTCCCAAGAGATGTCGCATATATCTCTTTTCTGAACTCCTCCTCAATATTTGACCGGATATTTCTGTTGTAAATAATTGTCAGATATTTCAGGAAAGATAGGTATCTCTCATTGGGAATGATAATTTTTATCTGATCAACAAATGCTCTCTCCTGCTCATGCATTAAAGATTTACACAACTGCCCAAAAGCAAGGCCTCTCTCCTCAGCATCACCTCTCAGCCTTAAATTCCATAAATCACCCTCACCCTTTTCAAGTGAAGATCTCCCAAAAAGCAAAACTCCTGCTGAGTCTCGGGTAGATGGTATTACCACTGGTAATGAATTATCCGGGATGCTCCTGTCAGCAGTTACATATAGTATAACTCCCGCAGCAGCCATCAAAAGAATCAGAGAGAGAATTGTCGCTGCAATATATTTTAAAATCTTCCCAAATACTTTTGTCATAATCCCATCTTATTTATAAAACCTGTACCAATAATCTCAGAGCAGGTGAGTAATGATGTAAATGTCACACCCATAACTCCATGAAGATTAACGCTCTGCCCTGCCAAATACAAATTTCCAACCTTTGTCTTTACCGGCAAAAATGTTGAAAGTGGTTTTTTGTAATCCTTCATAATTCCATATATTGAACCATCCGGAGATTTTACATAATCTCTGTATGTCAACGGAGTGGCAGAGCAGCTAAAATCCACAGACTCTCTGAATCCCGGCAGAACCTCCTCCACCCTTTCAATTAAAATATCAGAATATCTATTTTTAAACTCAAGGTAATCATCGCCCCTGTTACCCCGGGTGGTTTGGGACCATTTACCTACCTCGTCAATAGTCATTGGAGTCAAAAGAGTTATAACCTCTGCGAACTCACCTTTACCCTCAGGAGCCTGAAATGCAACCATAAGAGGTCTCTCGCCCTGTATATGCAAATTGCTGTTTATATACTTCATATGGTTAGGCTTAAGAATCAGATAAAGGGAGAACATACTGCAAGAGTTGTGTAATTGGTT
It includes:
- a CDS encoding C45 family peptidase, which codes for MTKVFGKILKYIAATILSLILLMAAAGVILYVTADRSIPDNSLPVVIPSTRDSAGVLLFGRSSLEKGEGDLWNLRLRGDAEERGLAFGQLCKSLMHEQERAFVDQIKIIIPNERYLSFLKYLTIIYNRNIRSNIEEEFRKEIYATSLGSSSEFDYIGSPYDRQLNYHAAHDLGHAMQEYMLVGCSSFAAWGSESDDSTLIIGRNFDFWVGDDFAKNKVVTIMEPDKGYKFLSVGWAGMSGVLSGMNEKGLTITMNAAKSSPPVRSNTPISIIAREILQYASNIEEAYIIASKRDAFVSESLLIGSGLENRAAIIEKSPDNTRLFTTQGELIISTNHFQTAGFFNDKQNKEAVQAIEGSHSQYRYNRLKQLIADMKPLSPERSARILRNKNGISDEELGLGNEMSINQYISHHSVIFKPVQRVVWVSTAPWQLGKMVKYDLNELFNLSANNIKDDFKDIPADSVQINEFEPKVRDFRKMSKLLSQKTSEKISADEEFVSSYIMINPYFFQTYTNLGENFLSSGDYSSASAMFSKALEMKLPSEETRRYIINKLEKLK